In the genome of Carnobacterium pleistocenium FTR1, one region contains:
- a CDS encoding GNAT family N-acetyltransferase, whose protein sequence is MKNNFTLHQAKPENIQMIDKLLKETALWLKSKGSLQWNGILEGKDNHDTVSAINRGEVFYGKLNDEIVGMLILWDQQSKWDADLWGEDQGNDFYYLHRLIIKRDKAGKGNSHLMINAAKEYAQDKQKKGLRLDCIAGNEVLNHMYLKEKFEFIQCKEDFNAEEQLNDFNLYQYEIE, encoded by the coding sequence ATGAAGAACAATTTCACACTCCATCAAGCCAAACCTGAAAATATCCAAATGATTGATAAATTGCTTAAAGAAACAGCGTTATGGTTAAAATCAAAAGGTTCGTTGCAATGGAATGGCATCTTAGAAGGAAAAGATAATCATGATACAGTAAGTGCTATTAATAGAGGAGAAGTATTTTATGGAAAGTTGAATGATGAAATAGTTGGAATGTTAATATTATGGGATCAACAAAGTAAGTGGGATGCCGACTTATGGGGAGAAGACCAGGGAAATGATTTTTACTATCTTCATCGTTTGATTATAAAAAGAGATAAAGCTGGAAAAGGAAACTCACATTTAATGATTAATGCAGCAAAAGAATATGCTCAAGACAAACAAAAAAAAGGTCTTAGATTAGATTGCATTGCTGGAAATGAGGTCTTAAATCACATGTATCTTAAAGAAAAATTTGAATTTATTCAATGTAAAGAAGATTTCAACGCTGAAGAACAACTAAACGACTTCAATTTGTATCAATATGAAATAGAATGA